A segment of the Candidatus Eisenbacteria bacterium genome:
ATGCGTCACCCTCTCGCGCCGATACCGTGCAAGCCCTGGATGCTGAACGGACTCTCCGAGCGGCTGATCGTCAGCCATTACGAGAACGAGTACGGCGCAGCGGTGGCGTCGCTCAATGCGATTCGTGAGGAGCTGGGCGCCCTCGACCTGGCTGCTGCCCCACCGTATCTCGTCCGCGCCATGAAGCGAGAGGAGCTCGCGGCGCACGCGTCGGCCACGCTGCACGAGCTGTATTTCGGTTCTCTGGGCGGTGACGGCACCGCTCTCTTCACGGGCTCGGGTCCGGGCACCAGGATTGCGGAGCATGTGTCGGCTGCGCTGGAGCAGCAATTTGGCGGGATCGCATCCTGGCGACGCGAATTCGTGATGCTGGCCCAAGCGCTCAGTGACCACTCCGGCTGGGTCACGTTGAGCCACTCACGCGGAGACGGGCGACTCTACAACTTGATCGCATCCGATCATGCAGAAACGCTGCTGGACAGCGCCCCGTTGCTCGTCCTCGACATGTACGAGCACGCCTACCACCTCGACTTTGGCGCCAACGCCGGGGCCTACGTGGACGCCTTCATGCGCAACATCAATTGGACGGCGGTGGGCGACCGGTTGTTGCAGGCGAGCGGGAACCCCTCGCCACAGCAAGGTCAGGGAGGCCCTTCTCTGCCTTCCGTCTCGGTCGAGGAGCTGGCGGAAGAGCGTTCGAGCGACCGGCCGATTCAAGTGCTTGATGCTCGCCCGAAGCACTATTTCTCACGCAGCAAGGACATGATGAAAGGAGCCACCTGGAAGGACCCTGATCGCATCGAGGAGTGGTCCGCCGAGCTCGCTCCCGACACGCCCGTCTACGTCTACTGCGCCTACGGCTACGCGGTCGGCTGCGGCGTGACCGCTGCGCTCCGCGAGCGTGGGTTCGATGCGAAATACATCCGCGGCGGGTTGTCGGCGTGGTACGCGGCGGGCGGGGAGCGTGCGCTGAAACCAGCGCATGGCTAGTCCTCGGCTGCGCTATGTAAGATGAGCCCGTTCGGGTCAGCCTGAACAGGAACTCCCTGACCAGCTCGTTGTCAGGAGGTCGCGGTGACGCCCGGTGCACGCATGGTGCCCGTAGCCCTTCGCCCGAGTCGCCTCGCGCTGTGGACACTCCTGGCCATCGCCCTCATTGGGGCGACCCGCATCCCCGAACCGTTCGATGGGGACCAGGCTCTCTTCACTCTCATGGCCCGCGCGCTCCATCGCGGAGCCACGCTCTATGTCGACGTCTGGGACAACAAGCAGCCCGGGATCTTTCTGTTCTACTGGCTGGCAGGGCGTGTCTTCGGATTCAGTGAGATCGGCGTTCACCTGCTCGAGCTCCTCTATCAGCTCGTCACCGCGGCCTTGCTGATGTGGGTCAT
Coding sequences within it:
- a CDS encoding Fe-Mn family superoxide dismutase, translating into MRHPLAPIPCKPWMLNGLSERLIVSHYENEYGAAVASLNAIREELGALDLAAAPPYLVRAMKREELAAHASATLHELYFGSLGGDGTALFTGSGPGTRIAEHVSAALEQQFGGIASWRREFVMLAQALSDHSGWVTLSHSRGDGRLYNLIASDHAETLLDSAPLLVLDMYEHAYHLDFGANAGAYVDAFMRNINWTAVGDRLLQASGNPSPQQGQGGPSLPSVSVEELAEERSSDRPIQVLDARPKHYFSRSKDMMKGATWKDPDRIEEWSAELAPDTPVYVYCAYGYAVGCGVTAALRERGFDAKYIRGGLSAWYAAGGERALKPAHG